A single genomic interval of Microbacterium oleivorans harbors:
- the tal gene encoding transaldolase, translating into MSTPTQALSDAGVSIWLDDLSRQRITTGNLQELIDTRNVVGVTTNPSIFQAAISAGVGYEEAIEAQARAGASTDDTIFELTTTDVRNASDIFRPIFDATDGVDGRVSIEVSPDLAHDTDATIAEAKKLAAAVDRPNVLIKIPATKAGLPAITEVIAAGISVNVTLIFSLERYAAVIDAYLDGLERAHANGTDLSGIHSVASFFVSRVDTEVDKRLDAIGTSAATELKSLAGVANARLAYELFEQKFAEKRAQDLVAAGANLQRPLWASTGVKDPALPDTLYVTELVAPGTVNTMPEKTLEATFDHGVVSGDTVTGAYAAAHKVFDDLAAAGVDLEDVTQLLEDEGVDKFIAAWHDLQGTVTAALESAR; encoded by the coding sequence ATGAGCACCCCCACCCAGGCCCTCTCCGACGCCGGCGTCAGCATCTGGCTCGACGACCTGTCACGCCAGCGCATCACGACCGGCAACCTCCAGGAGCTCATCGACACCCGGAACGTCGTCGGCGTGACGACGAACCCGTCGATCTTCCAGGCCGCGATCAGCGCGGGCGTCGGGTACGAGGAGGCCATCGAGGCACAGGCGCGGGCCGGCGCCTCGACCGACGACACCATCTTCGAGCTGACGACGACGGACGTGCGCAACGCGTCCGACATCTTCCGCCCGATCTTCGACGCCACCGACGGTGTGGACGGTCGCGTGTCGATCGAGGTCTCCCCCGACCTCGCCCACGACACCGACGCCACCATCGCCGAGGCGAAGAAGCTCGCCGCAGCCGTGGACCGCCCCAACGTCCTCATCAAGATCCCCGCCACGAAGGCCGGCCTCCCCGCCATCACCGAGGTCATCGCCGCCGGCATCAGCGTCAACGTCACGCTGATCTTCTCCCTCGAGCGCTACGCCGCGGTCATCGACGCCTACCTCGACGGCCTGGAGCGCGCCCACGCGAACGGCACCGACCTGTCGGGAATCCACTCGGTGGCGTCCTTCTTCGTCTCGCGCGTGGACACCGAGGTCGACAAGCGTCTCGACGCGATCGGCACGAGCGCCGCCACCGAGCTGAAGTCGCTCGCGGGCGTCGCCAATGCACGCCTCGCGTACGAGCTGTTCGAGCAGAAGTTCGCCGAGAAGCGCGCGCAGGACCTCGTCGCCGCCGGCGCCAATCTGCAGCGTCCGCTGTGGGCCTCCACGGGCGTGAAGGACCCCGCTCTGCCCGACACCCTCTACGTGACCGAGCTGGTCGCTCCGGGCACGGTCAACACGATGCCCGAGAAGACGCTCGAGGCCACCTTCGATCACGGCGTCGTCTCGGGCGACACCGTGACCGGCGCCTATGCGGCGGCCCACAAGGTCTTCGATGACCTGGCGGCCGCCGGGGTCGACCTCGAGGATGTCACGCAGCTGCTGGAGGACGAGGGCGTCGACAAGTTCATCGCGGCCTGGCACGACCTGCAGGGCACGGTGACAGCGGCCCTGGAGAGCGCACGTTGA
- the tkt gene encoding transketolase yields the protein MSELRWDEIDRRAVDTARVLAADAVEKVGNGHPGTAMSLAPAAYLLYQRVLRHDPNDTDWLGRDRFILSAGHSSLTQYVQLYLGGFGLELDDLKALRTWGSLTPGHPEYGHTKGVEITTGPLGQGLATSVGFAYAARYERGLFDPEAPAGTSPFDHFVYVIASDGDIQEGITAEAGSLAGHQQLGNLIAIYDANQISIEDDTNVAFTEDVAARYEAYGWHVQTVDWKSTGEYVEDVPALYAAIEAAKGETAKPSLIVLKTIIGWPAPEKQNTGKIHGSALGADELAATKKVLGFDPETSFDVADDVIAHTRSLAERAATERAEWQQSFDAWASANPERKALLDRLESGELPDDVSVPAFESGKSVSTRAASGQVINALADQLPELWGGSADLAESNLTTIKSGSSFIPTEWSTHEWSGDPYGRVLHFGIREHAMAAIVNGIVLHGRTRAFGGTFLIFSDYMRPAVRLAALMNIPSIYVWTHDSIALGEDGPTHQPIEQLSTLRLIPNFAVVRPADANETAAAWHELLRRQAGPAGIALTRQNVPVFPRGEDGFAGTEGVARGAYVLVDAPEGEPDVIIVATGSEVQIAVEAREVLAADGIHARVVSAPSLEWFAEQDEEYRASVLPAAVTARVSVEAGATPLWRTVVGDKGRSVGIDHFGASADYQTLYEKFGITTEAVVAAARATIADADASASTAKENNA from the coding sequence GTGTCGGAACTTCGTTGGGATGAGATCGATCGGCGCGCGGTGGACACCGCCCGCGTCCTGGCCGCCGATGCGGTGGAGAAGGTGGGCAACGGCCACCCGGGGACGGCGATGAGCCTCGCCCCCGCCGCCTACCTGCTCTACCAGCGGGTACTGCGCCACGACCCGAACGACACCGACTGGCTCGGGCGCGACCGCTTCATCCTGTCGGCGGGCCACTCCTCGCTGACGCAGTACGTCCAGCTCTACCTCGGCGGCTTCGGACTCGAGCTCGACGACCTGAAGGCGCTGCGCACCTGGGGTTCGCTGACCCCCGGCCACCCCGAGTACGGCCACACCAAGGGCGTCGAGATCACGACCGGTCCGCTGGGGCAGGGGCTGGCGACCTCCGTCGGATTCGCCTACGCCGCGCGCTACGAGCGCGGGCTGTTCGATCCGGAGGCCCCCGCGGGGACCTCGCCGTTCGACCACTTCGTCTACGTGATCGCCAGCGACGGCGACATCCAGGAGGGCATCACGGCCGAGGCCGGTTCGCTCGCCGGACACCAGCAGCTCGGCAACCTCATCGCGATCTACGACGCGAACCAGATCTCGATCGAGGACGACACCAACGTGGCGTTCACCGAGGACGTCGCGGCCCGCTACGAGGCGTACGGCTGGCACGTGCAGACGGTCGACTGGAAGAGCACCGGCGAATACGTCGAGGACGTCCCCGCGCTCTACGCGGCCATCGAGGCCGCGAAGGGCGAGACGGCGAAGCCGTCGCTCATCGTGCTCAAGACGATCATCGGCTGGCCGGCGCCCGAGAAGCAGAACACAGGCAAGATCCACGGCTCCGCCCTCGGAGCCGACGAGCTGGCCGCCACGAAGAAGGTGCTCGGCTTCGACCCCGAGACGTCTTTCGACGTCGCCGACGACGTGATCGCGCACACGCGCTCGCTCGCCGAGCGGGCGGCGACCGAGCGGGCCGAGTGGCAGCAGTCCTTCGACGCCTGGGCGAGCGCCAATCCCGAGCGCAAGGCGCTGCTCGACCGGCTCGAGTCGGGCGAACTGCCCGACGACGTCTCGGTGCCGGCGTTCGAGTCGGGCAAGTCCGTGTCGACCCGTGCCGCGAGCGGCCAGGTCATCAACGCTCTCGCCGACCAGTTGCCCGAGCTGTGGGGCGGCTCGGCCGACCTCGCCGAGTCGAACCTCACGACTATCAAGTCGGGCTCGAGCTTCATCCCGACCGAGTGGTCGACCCATGAGTGGTCGGGGGACCCCTACGGGCGGGTGCTGCACTTCGGTATCCGCGAGCACGCCATGGCGGCCATCGTCAACGGCATCGTCCTGCACGGCCGCACCCGCGCGTTCGGCGGGACCTTCCTGATCTTCAGCGACTACATGCGCCCGGCGGTCCGCCTCGCGGCCCTGATGAACATCCCCTCGATCTACGTGTGGACGCACGACTCGATCGCGCTCGGCGAGGACGGCCCCACGCACCAGCCGATCGAGCAGCTCTCGACGCTCCGCCTCATCCCGAACTTCGCCGTCGTGCGACCGGCCGACGCCAACGAGACCGCCGCCGCGTGGCACGAATTGCTCCGACGCCAGGCCGGCCCCGCCGGCATCGCGCTGACGCGTCAGAACGTGCCGGTGTTCCCGCGCGGCGAGGACGGCTTCGCCGGGACCGAGGGCGTCGCCCGCGGCGCCTACGTGCTCGTCGACGCCCCCGAGGGCGAGCCCGACGTCATCATCGTGGCCACCGGCTCGGAGGTGCAGATCGCCGTGGAGGCACGCGAGGTGCTCGCCGCCGACGGCATCCACGCCCGGGTCGTCTCGGCGCCGTCTCTCGAGTGGTTCGCGGAGCAGGACGAGGAGTACCGCGCGTCGGTGCTGCCGGCCGCCGTCACCGCGCGGGTCTCGGTCGAGGCCGGCGCGACACCGCTCTGGCGCACCGTCGTGGGCGACAAGGGCCGCTCCGTGGGCATCGACCACTTCGGCGCGTCGGCCGACTATCAGACGCTGTACGAGAAGTTCGGCATCACCACCGAGGCCGTCGTCGCTGCCGCCCGCGCCACCATCGCCGACGCGGACGCGTCGGCCAGCACCGCCAAGGAGAACAACGCATGA
- a CDS encoding heme o synthase, with the protein MSLGAKVRAYVALTKPRVLELLLVTTVPVMILAAGGLPDLWLVLATVVGGAMSAGSAAAFNMYLDRDIDAHMKRTENRPIVTGEVSERGALVFAWTLAVASTVWLAVTTNWVAASLSVTAIFFYVVVYTMILKRRTEQNIVWGGIAGCFPVVIGWSAVTGSLSWASLILFVLVFLWTPPHYWPLSMKYKNDYDEVDVPMLGATRNGAQVGLQVILYAWATVACSLLLIPVASMGLSYTVSSVVFGGWFLYESHRLYNRSVRGEKASPMRVFHASITYLTLVFLAIAVDPLLPF; encoded by the coding sequence ATGTCGCTCGGTGCGAAGGTGCGCGCCTACGTGGCCCTCACCAAACCGCGTGTCCTCGAGCTGCTGCTGGTCACCACCGTCCCGGTGATGATCCTGGCCGCGGGCGGACTTCCCGATCTCTGGCTGGTCCTCGCGACCGTCGTTGGCGGCGCGATGAGCGCCGGCTCGGCCGCCGCCTTCAACATGTACCTCGATCGCGACATCGACGCGCACATGAAGCGCACCGAGAACCGCCCCATCGTGACCGGCGAGGTCTCGGAGCGCGGTGCGCTCGTGTTCGCGTGGACGCTCGCGGTGGCCTCCACCGTCTGGCTGGCCGTGACGACCAACTGGGTCGCGGCATCCCTCAGCGTCACCGCCATCTTCTTCTACGTGGTCGTCTACACGATGATCCTCAAGCGCCGCACCGAGCAGAACATCGTCTGGGGCGGCATCGCCGGTTGCTTCCCGGTCGTCATCGGCTGGTCGGCCGTGACGGGGTCGCTCTCCTGGGCATCGCTCATCCTCTTCGTCCTTGTGTTCCTCTGGACGCCGCCGCACTACTGGCCGCTGTCGATGAAGTACAAGAACGACTACGACGAGGTGGACGTGCCGATGCTCGGCGCGACCCGCAACGGCGCTCAGGTGGGTCTCCAGGTCATCCTCTACGCGTGGGCCACCGTCGCCTGCTCGCTGCTTCTCATCCCGGTCGCCTCGATGGGGCTGTCCTACACGGTGTCGTCCGTCGTCTTCGGCGGCTGGTTCCTGTACGAGTCGCATCGCCTGTACAACCGCTCGGTGCGCGGTGAGAAGGCGAGCCCCATGCGGGTGTTCCACGCGTCCATCACCTACCTCACGCTCGTCTTCCTCGCGATCGCGGTCGATCCGCTCCTGCCGTTCTGA
- a CDS encoding dinucleotide-utilizing enzyme: MTVHPRLVRSVPFWILIVGSAAAIGGGAYVLVDKLGTMETTILDGTATGVDVYVGQVWGVFGGILVGAGVIGLALALAVASARALVPRPVVESPAPVEQSDVAAETVPGSPIETSAVDTSATTTPSGAESPASEAPADVPQR, from the coding sequence ATGACCGTTCATCCCCGCCTCGTCCGCAGCGTGCCGTTCTGGATCCTGATCGTCGGGTCGGCCGCGGCGATCGGCGGTGGCGCCTACGTCCTCGTCGACAAACTCGGCACCATGGAGACCACGATCCTCGACGGCACGGCGACCGGCGTCGACGTCTACGTCGGCCAGGTGTGGGGCGTCTTCGGCGGCATCCTCGTCGGTGCCGGCGTCATCGGCCTCGCTCTCGCGCTCGCTGTCGCATCCGCTCGCGCCCTCGTTCCGCGACCGGTCGTCGAGTCCCCGGCTCCGGTCGAGCAGAGCGACGTCGCCGCCGAGACCGTTCCCGGTTCACCGATCGAGACCTCCGCGGTCGACACGTCGGCCACCACGACCCCGTCGGGCGCGGAGTCGCCGGCGTCCGAGGCCCCGGCCGACGTCCCGCAGCGCTGA
- a CDS encoding COX15/CtaA family protein, whose amino-acid sequence MSQARIRPGLIETIMPITITRWTRVMGWLLVITNIGIVGTGGLVRLTGSGMGCETWPYCTEDSLVPTPEMGVHGLIEFGNRTLTGVLVVVALLAFLSVVRLRRIRRELPVLSFLVGLGIIVQAVVGGITVWLHLHPSIVGLHYLISAALVAVATVFLVRVYATPGPRVRAVPLGYAIAAHLTTLAVTVTVVVGILLTGAGPHAGDEAAARNGLDPIFWQHVHSWPAYVTLALTLVLVVGALRMPTVAGLRRWTTLLLGVELVQIAVGLWQARTGLPIALVNIHMVLAVTLVAAMVAVVMALKAPVPLVSAPLEREAAHTDAS is encoded by the coding sequence ATGAGCCAGGCACGCATCCGCCCAGGACTGATCGAGACGATCATGCCGATCACGATCACCCGATGGACCCGCGTCATGGGCTGGCTCCTCGTGATCACCAATATCGGCATCGTCGGCACCGGCGGGCTCGTGCGCCTCACCGGCTCGGGGATGGGCTGCGAGACCTGGCCCTACTGCACCGAGGACTCTCTCGTCCCGACCCCCGAGATGGGCGTCCACGGGCTGATCGAGTTCGGCAACCGCACCCTCACCGGCGTGCTGGTCGTCGTCGCCCTCCTCGCCTTCCTCTCCGTCGTCCGGCTGCGCCGCATCCGCCGCGAGCTGCCGGTGCTGAGCTTCCTCGTCGGCCTCGGCATCATCGTCCAGGCGGTCGTGGGCGGCATCACGGTGTGGCTCCATCTGCACCCGAGCATCGTCGGGCTCCACTACCTGATCTCCGCCGCGCTCGTCGCCGTCGCCACGGTCTTCCTCGTGCGGGTCTACGCGACCCCGGGACCCCGGGTGCGCGCCGTCCCGCTCGGGTATGCGATCGCCGCGCACCTCACGACCCTCGCCGTCACCGTCACCGTCGTCGTCGGCATCCTGCTCACGGGCGCGGGGCCGCACGCGGGAGACGAGGCCGCGGCACGCAACGGACTCGACCCGATCTTCTGGCAGCACGTCCACAGCTGGCCGGCCTACGTCACGCTCGCCCTCACGCTCGTGCTCGTCGTGGGCGCCCTGCGGATGCCGACCGTCGCGGGGCTGCGTCGCTGGACGACGCTGCTGCTCGGCGTGGAGCTCGTGCAGATCGCGGTCGGCCTCTGGCAGGCCCGGACGGGACTGCCGATCGCCCTCGTCAACATCCACATGGTGCTGGCCGTCACGCTGGTGGCGGCGATGGTCGCGGTGGTCATGGCGTTGAAGGCACCGGTTCCGCTCGTCTCGGCGCCCCTCGAGCGGGAGGCCGCTCACACAGACGCCTCATAG
- the sufB gene encoding Fe-S cluster assembly protein SufB has translation MSDVLIDRPELEGLGVYEFGWHDTDAAGAVAQRGINEDVVRGISALKNEPEWMLKTRLKGYQLFGRKPMPTWGADLSDIDFDNIKYFVRSTEKQAQTWEDLPAEIRETYERLGIPEAERQRLVAGVAAQYESEVVYHQIREDLEQQGVIFMDTDTALREHPEFFEEYFGTVIPAGDNKFAALNTAVWSGGSFVYVPKGVHVEIPLQAYFRINTENMGQFERTLIIADEDSYVHYIEGCTAPIYKSDSLHSAVVEIIVKKNARVRYTTIQNWSNNVYNLVTKRAVAHEGATMEWVDGNIGSKVTMKYPSIYLMGEHAKGETLSVAFAGPGQHQDAGAKMIHMAPYTQSSIVSKSIARGGGRAGYRGEVRVDANAHHSANTVRCDALLVDTISRSDTYPAIDIRVDDVQLGHEATVSKVSEEQLFYLMSRGMPEDEAMAMIVRGFIEPIARELPMEYALELNKLIEMGMEGSVG, from the coding sequence ATGTCGGATGTACTCATCGACCGACCGGAACTCGAAGGCCTGGGGGTGTACGAGTTCGGCTGGCACGACACGGATGCCGCTGGCGCGGTCGCGCAGCGCGGCATCAACGAGGACGTGGTCCGCGGGATCTCCGCGCTCAAGAACGAGCCGGAATGGATGCTGAAGACGCGGCTCAAGGGCTATCAGCTCTTCGGTCGCAAGCCGATGCCGACCTGGGGGGCCGACCTCAGCGACATCGATTTCGACAACATCAAGTACTTCGTCCGCTCCACCGAGAAGCAGGCGCAGACGTGGGAGGACCTTCCCGCTGAGATCCGCGAGACCTACGAGCGACTCGGCATCCCCGAGGCGGAGCGTCAGCGACTGGTCGCCGGCGTCGCCGCACAGTACGAGTCCGAGGTGGTGTACCACCAGATCCGCGAGGACCTGGAGCAGCAGGGCGTCATCTTCATGGACACCGACACGGCGCTGCGCGAGCACCCCGAGTTCTTCGAGGAGTACTTCGGCACCGTCATCCCCGCCGGCGACAACAAGTTCGCCGCGCTGAACACGGCCGTCTGGTCGGGCGGTTCGTTCGTGTACGTCCCCAAGGGCGTCCACGTGGAGATCCCGCTCCAGGCCTACTTCCGGATCAACACCGAGAACATGGGCCAGTTCGAGCGGACGCTCATCATCGCCGACGAGGACAGCTACGTCCACTACATCGAGGGCTGCACCGCCCCGATCTACAAGAGCGACTCGCTGCACTCGGCCGTCGTCGAGATCATCGTGAAGAAGAACGCCCGCGTGCGCTACACGACGATCCAGAACTGGTCGAACAACGTCTACAACCTCGTGACCAAGCGCGCCGTCGCCCACGAGGGAGCGACCATGGAATGGGTCGACGGCAACATCGGCTCGAAGGTGACGATGAAGTACCCGTCGATCTACCTGATGGGCGAGCACGCGAAGGGCGAGACCCTGTCGGTCGCCTTCGCCGGTCCCGGCCAGCACCAGGACGCCGGCGCGAAGATGATCCACATGGCGCCGTACACCCAGTCGTCGATCGTCTCGAAGTCGATCGCCCGCGGCGGCGGCCGCGCCGGGTACCGCGGTGAGGTGCGGGTGGACGCCAACGCGCACCACTCCGCCAACACCGTGCGCTGCGACGCGTTGCTGGTCGACACGATCTCGCGATCCGACACCTACCCGGCGATCGACATCCGCGTCGACGACGTGCAGCTCGGTCACGAGGCGACGGTGTCGAAGGTCAGCGAGGAGCAGCTGTTCTACCTGATGAGCCGCGGCATGCCCGAGGACGAGGCGATGGCGATGATCGTGCGCGGCTTCATCGAGCCGATCGCCCGCGAGCTCCCCATGGAGTACGCCCTCGAACTCAACAAGCTCATCGAGATGGGCATGGAAGGATCCGTCGGCTGA
- the sufD gene encoding Fe-S cluster assembly protein SufD, which yields MTSVTQAPAVGEKGHIDPAAAFVPVQTRSERPSSFDPADFGTPTGREVNWKHTPLDRLGPLLIDEPGPTGAVSVDVSAPAEVQQARLRVGEAPRGEVFRPEDLPSAIAWAQETEAPLLRIPAGVELDAPVVVTLRGTGGLAHAHVVIEAMPNARGTVILRHEGTAAHAQNVEIIARDGSALTVVSLQRWDDDAVHAAAHQARVDRDATLTHVVVSLGGAVVRVNPSLELAGSGAQGRMYGLSFADAGQHLESQVYLHHKGPHTVGDVLYKGALQGASAHSVWIGDVLIGPDAVGTDSYEANRNLVLTDGARADSIPNLEIETGDIQGAGHASATGRFDDQQLFYLQARGIPEIEARRLVVLGFLAEIVQKMGVDELADELLAAIEAELIAGVEA from the coding sequence ATGACGAGCGTTACCCAGGCCCCCGCCGTCGGCGAGAAGGGTCACATCGACCCTGCAGCGGCGTTCGTCCCGGTGCAGACCCGATCCGAACGACCGTCCTCGTTCGATCCGGCCGATTTCGGTACTCCGACCGGTCGCGAGGTGAACTGGAAGCACACGCCCCTCGACCGCCTCGGTCCGCTGTTGATCGATGAGCCCGGACCCACCGGGGCGGTCTCGGTCGACGTCTCGGCTCCTGCCGAGGTGCAGCAGGCGCGGCTGCGCGTGGGCGAGGCCCCCCGCGGCGAGGTCTTCCGCCCGGAGGACCTGCCGAGCGCCATCGCCTGGGCGCAGGAGACCGAGGCCCCACTGCTGCGCATCCCCGCGGGCGTCGAGCTGGACGCCCCGGTCGTGGTGACCCTGCGCGGAACGGGCGGGCTCGCCCACGCGCACGTCGTCATCGAGGCGATGCCGAACGCGCGGGGCACCGTGATCCTGCGTCACGAGGGAACCGCGGCGCACGCGCAGAACGTCGAGATCATCGCCCGCGACGGCTCGGCGCTCACCGTCGTGTCGCTGCAGCGGTGGGACGACGACGCCGTGCACGCCGCCGCGCACCAGGCGCGTGTCGATCGCGACGCCACCCTGACGCACGTGGTGGTCAGCCTCGGCGGGGCGGTCGTCCGGGTGAACCCGTCGCTCGAGCTGGCCGGCTCCGGCGCACAGGGGCGTATGTACGGCCTGTCGTTCGCCGACGCGGGCCAGCACCTCGAGAGCCAGGTCTACCTGCACCACAAGGGGCCGCACACCGTCGGTGACGTCCTGTACAAGGGGGCTCTCCAGGGTGCGAGCGCGCACAGCGTCTGGATCGGCGACGTGCTCATCGGCCCCGATGCTGTCGGAACCGACTCCTACGAGGCCAACCGCAACCTCGTGCTCACCGACGGCGCACGCGCCGATTCGATCCCGAACCTCGAGATCGAGACGGGCGACATCCAGGGTGCCGGCCACGCCAGCGCCACCGGCCGTTTCGACGACCAGCAGCTGTTCTACCTGCAGGCCCGCGGCATCCCCGAGATCGAGGCCCGGCGCCTCGTCGTGCTCGGCTTCCTCGCCGAGATCGTCCAGAAGATGGGCGTCGACGAGCTGGCCGACGAGCTGCTCGCGGCGATCGAGGCGGAGCTCATCGCAGGGGTCGAGGCGTGA
- a CDS encoding non-heme iron oxygenase ferredoxin subunit — MSAQKVLKLSELEQDTAVRVVIDKVPMAVVLDANGEVHAIGDTCTHGDISLAEGFVEGDSLECWAHGSAFSLRTGQPLNLPAYEPVPVYEVTIDGDDILIDPAVTRDVK; from the coding sequence GTGAGCGCGCAGAAGGTCCTGAAGCTCAGCGAGCTCGAGCAGGACACGGCGGTGCGCGTGGTGATCGACAAGGTGCCGATGGCCGTCGTGCTCGACGCGAACGGCGAGGTCCACGCGATCGGCGACACCTGCACGCACGGCGACATCTCGCTGGCCGAGGGCTTCGTCGAGGGCGATTCGCTCGAATGCTGGGCCCACGGCTCGGCGTTCTCGCTGCGCACCGGCCAGCCCCTCAATCTCCCGGCCTACGAGCCGGTGCCCGTTTACGAGGTCACGATCGACGGGGACGACATCCTCATCGACCCCGCCGTGACCCGCGATGTGAAGTGA
- the sufC gene encoding Fe-S cluster assembly ATPase SufC, whose translation MSVLEIRDLHVTVETEAGATPILNGVTLTVRKGETHAIMGPNGSGKSTLAYAIAGHPKYTVTGGSITLDGQDVLEMAVDERARAGLFLAMQYPVEIPGVTVTNFLRTAKTAVAGEAPAIRTWTKDVKQAMANLRMDAKFAQRNVNEGFSGGEKKRHEILQLELLKPSIAVLDETDSGLDVDALKIVSEGVNRAKAETDLGVLLITHYTRILRYIQPEFVHVMVKGRIVEEGGPELADRLENEGYDRFLAPVDGVEA comes from the coding sequence ATGTCTGTTCTCGAGATCCGCGACCTGCACGTGACGGTCGAGACCGAGGCGGGGGCGACCCCGATCCTCAATGGCGTCACGCTGACGGTGCGCAAGGGCGAGACCCACGCGATCATGGGCCCCAACGGCTCGGGCAAGTCGACGCTCGCGTACGCGATCGCCGGCCACCCCAAGTACACCGTGACCGGAGGCTCCATCACCCTCGACGGGCAGGACGTCCTCGAGATGGCCGTCGACGAGCGGGCGCGCGCCGGACTGTTCCTCGCGATGCAGTACCCGGTCGAGATCCCCGGTGTGACCGTCACCAACTTCCTGCGCACCGCGAAGACCGCCGTCGCCGGTGAGGCGCCGGCCATCCGCACCTGGACGAAGGACGTCAAGCAGGCGATGGCGAACCTGCGCATGGACGCGAAGTTCGCGCAGCGCAACGTCAACGAGGGCTTCTCGGGCGGCGAGAAGAAGCGTCACGAGATCCTGCAGCTCGAGCTGCTGAAGCCGAGCATCGCCGTGCTCGACGAGACCGATTCCGGTCTCGACGTCGACGCGCTGAAGATCGTCTCGGAGGGCGTCAACCGCGCGAAGGCCGAGACGGATCTGGGTGTGCTCCTCATCACGCACTACACCCGCATCCTCCGCTACATCCAGCCGGAGTTCGTGCACGTCATGGTCAAGGGTCGGATCGTCGAAGAGGGTGGCCCGGAGCTCGCCGACCGCCTCGAGAACGAGGGCTACGACCGCTTCCTCGCGCCCGTCGACGGCGTCGAGGCATAG
- a CDS encoding metal-sulfur cluster assembly factor produces the protein MTATLNPQKYDEVTEALKDVMDPELGINVVDLGLIYDLAWDDENDALIIHMTLTSAGCPLTDVLEEQTAQALDEVVERFRINWVWMPPWGPERITDDGRDMMRALGFAI, from the coding sequence ATGACGGCCACCCTCAACCCGCAGAAGTACGACGAGGTCACCGAGGCACTCAAAGACGTGATGGACCCCGAGCTCGGGATCAACGTCGTCGACCTCGGCCTCATCTACGATCTCGCCTGGGACGACGAGAACGACGCCCTCATCATTCACATGACGCTCACGTCGGCCGGGTGCCCGCTGACGGACGTGCTCGAGGAGCAGACCGCGCAGGCTCTGGACGAGGTCGTCGAGCGGTTCCGCATCAACTGGGTGTGGATGCCGCCGTGGGGCCCCGAGCGCATCACCGACGACGGCCGCGACATGATGCGGGCGCTCGGTTTCGCGATCTGA
- a CDS encoding MalY/PatB family protein has protein sequence MSIQPLDALPLETLRKRSSTKWRSFPHDVIPMFVAETDFALAEPISRSLREAVEIGDTGYTPPQPGIADAFVGFAQRRWGWDVDPARIRWTGDVMMGVVELLRATVSPGDRVVVNPPVYPPFFDTVAEAGAIVEEVPLRDTGGDWELDLDGIERALAGGARAVLLCNPHNPTGTVHTAASLRALAGLAHRYGAVVISDEIHGPLASSDIVFSPFLTVSSEAAEVGYAVTSASKAYNLAGLKCAVMVTASEANADVVRGLPWEVEWRTGLFGALTTIAAFSAESDAWLDALLLRLDLNRRLLAELLAEHLPRARYRLPQAGFLAWIDVSDYGWGDDPADPIREGSRVALHHGPFFGVEGNGHVRLNFGCGPDVLREAVARVGEFARTAALSRG, from the coding sequence GTGAGTATCCAGCCCCTCGACGCCCTCCCGCTCGAGACGCTGCGGAAGCGATCCAGCACGAAATGGCGATCGTTCCCGCACGACGTCATCCCGATGTTCGTCGCCGAGACCGACTTCGCCCTCGCCGAGCCGATCTCGCGCTCGCTTCGCGAGGCTGTCGAGATCGGTGACACCGGGTACACGCCGCCGCAGCCGGGGATCGCCGACGCCTTCGTCGGCTTCGCGCAGCGACGCTGGGGCTGGGACGTGGATCCTGCGCGCATCCGCTGGACCGGTGACGTGATGATGGGCGTCGTCGAGCTCCTCCGCGCGACGGTGAGCCCGGGCGACCGCGTGGTGGTGAACCCTCCGGTGTACCCGCCGTTCTTCGACACGGTGGCCGAAGCGGGCGCCATCGTCGAGGAGGTGCCGCTGCGCGACACCGGCGGCGACTGGGAGCTCGACCTCGACGGCATCGAGCGGGCCCTGGCCGGGGGAGCGCGGGCCGTCCTGCTGTGCAACCCGCACAACCCGACCGGGACGGTGCACACTGCCGCTTCGCTGCGAGCTCTGGCCGGACTCGCGCACCGCTACGGCGCCGTCGTCATCAGCGACGAGATCCACGGTCCCCTCGCGAGCAGCGACATCGTCTTCTCGCCTTTCCTGACGGTCTCCTCCGAGGCCGCCGAGGTCGGCTACGCCGTCACCAGCGCGTCGAAGGCGTACAACCTCGCGGGGCTGAAGTGCGCGGTGATGGTCACCGCTTCGGAGGCGAATGCGGACGTGGTGCGGGGGCTGCCGTGGGAGGTGGAGTGGCGCACCGGACTATTCGGCGCGCTCACGACCATCGCCGCCTTCTCGGCGGAGTCGGACGCTTGGCTCGACGCGCTGCTCCTCCGCCTCGACCTCAACCGGCGACTCCTCGCCGAACTGCTCGCCGAGCACCTGCCGCGGGCGCGTTACCGGCTGCCGCAGGCGGGGTTCCTGGCCTGGATCGACGTGTCCGACTACGGCTGGGGCGACGACCCGGCCGATCCCATCCGCGAGGGCTCACGGGTCGCGCTGCACCACGGGCCCTTCTTCGGCGTGGAGGGGAACGGACACGTGCGGCTCAACTTCGGCTGCGGGCCCGACGTCCTCCGCGAGGCGGTCGCGCGGGTGGGCGAGTTCGCCCGCACGGCGGCGCTCAGCCGGGGCTGA